A portion of the Pseudomonas sp. GR 6-02 genome contains these proteins:
- a CDS encoding GNAT family N-acetyltransferase, whose protein sequence is MMARFEWRTSLCAPDFPTAAYEGLRWRVTDHTPFNTLAWLRASEQALVAGERLHVLLGWHGDELALCLPLVVSVERFGGLPFRVLHHLGYPLTDRLALLSCLDAESMRKALVIIRRRVPHAMLQLNELCEPIGEESALTTWMAHSSTGERRLSCRVPVHLISEADHQEVSGDPRYKLRRARKRIAACGAEIRRITPDAATIRPLLRTLGKVEALSWKGLQGVGIFTNDRYRQWIEQAFTALAELGLVRVVVLELDGRCISYRIGLLERGRLYDYNLAFLPQYADLGSGRVLLEEWIRWGLDDNWRWIDASRISLENSSHQLLERMTGQLEHWRWSFYSWRPSGLALGLALRLWHRIKPGLKKWQARRAATLVAPTLTPIQAPIVAKDAAPTEQEREGSHASPSHSQR, encoded by the coding sequence ATGATGGCTCGATTCGAATGGCGCACGTCGTTGTGCGCTCCGGACTTTCCAACAGCCGCCTATGAGGGGTTGCGCTGGCGCGTGACGGACCATACACCGTTCAACACCCTCGCCTGGCTGCGCGCATCGGAACAGGCACTGGTTGCCGGGGAGCGCTTGCACGTTCTGCTCGGCTGGCACGGCGATGAATTGGCCTTGTGCCTGCCGTTGGTGGTGTCCGTGGAGCGCTTTGGCGGGCTACCGTTTCGAGTCCTGCATCACCTCGGCTACCCCCTCACCGATCGCCTGGCCCTGCTCAGTTGCCTCGATGCCGAGAGCATGCGCAAGGCGCTGGTGATCATCCGCCGTCGCGTGCCCCATGCGATGCTGCAACTCAATGAATTGTGCGAACCCATCGGCGAAGAAAGTGCGCTGACCACCTGGATGGCCCACAGCTCGACCGGCGAGCGCCGCCTCAGTTGTCGGGTGCCGGTGCACCTGATCAGCGAGGCCGACCATCAGGAAGTGTCCGGCGACCCCCGCTACAAACTTCGCCGTGCACGTAAACGCATCGCGGCTTGCGGTGCCGAGATCCGACGGATAACCCCCGACGCCGCCACCATCAGGCCACTGTTGCGGACCCTCGGCAAAGTCGAAGCGCTGAGCTGGAAAGGCCTTCAAGGTGTTGGGATTTTCACCAATGACCGCTACCGGCAATGGATCGAGCAAGCTTTCACCGCCCTCGCCGAACTGGGACTGGTGCGGGTGGTGGTGCTGGAACTGGACGGGCGCTGCATCAGCTACCGCATCGGCTTGCTGGAACGGGGTCGGCTGTACGACTACAACCTGGCGTTCCTGCCGCAATATGCAGACCTGGGCAGCGGTCGGGTGCTGCTCGAAGAGTGGATCCGCTGGGGTCTGGATGACAACTGGCGCTGGATCGACGCCTCGCGGATCAGCCTGGAAAACTCCAGCCATCAACTCCTGGAACGCATGACCGGGCAACTGGAGCACTGGCGCTGGAGCTTCTACTCCTGGCGCCCCAGCGGCCTCGCCCTGGGACTGGCCCTGCGACTCTGGCACCGCATCAAACCCGGGTTAAAAAAGTGGCAGGCCAGGCGTGCAGCAACGCTGGTTGCTCCTACGCTTACACCTATACAGGCACCTATTGTCGCCAAAGACGCTGCACCCACCGAACAAGAAAGAGAGGGCAGCCATGCCTCGCCAAGTCATAGTCAACGCTGA
- a CDS encoding ChbG/HpnK family deacetylase produces MPRQVIVNADDFGLSPSENAVILGAFHAGVISSATAMANMPAFEAACVLARQPMLKGRIGLHFNLTYGRPLSLSIRSRSTFCDSQGEFDLSLPRHSLWLNRLDRDAVLEELEAQWQRCLDNGLHPSHLDSHQHVHNIWPIGEIVARFAARQGVPVRLARDLGSNLSVPKRVFKTLLNHRLNSLSGATAQNVCTPVDLRTVAMPIDGLLEIVVHPIHIGADFGDAYLDPGESLSLVLDQRLGGVPRVSYAVVPRASKEEPHYPTELHPLKS; encoded by the coding sequence ATGCCTCGCCAAGTCATAGTCAACGCTGACGATTTCGGCCTCAGCCCGAGCGAAAATGCGGTGATACTGGGTGCCTTCCACGCCGGGGTCATCAGCTCCGCAACCGCCATGGCCAACATGCCGGCCTTCGAAGCGGCCTGCGTCCTGGCCCGGCAACCAATGCTCAAGGGGCGGATCGGGCTGCACTTCAACCTCACGTATGGCCGGCCGTTGAGCCTGTCGATTCGCTCGCGCTCGACATTTTGCGACAGCCAGGGTGAGTTCGACCTCAGCCTGCCTCGCCACAGCCTCTGGCTCAACCGCCTGGATCGCGACGCGGTGCTGGAGGAACTCGAAGCCCAATGGCAACGCTGCCTGGACAACGGCCTGCACCCCAGCCACCTCGATTCCCATCAGCACGTGCACAACATCTGGCCCATTGGTGAAATCGTCGCGCGGTTTGCCGCCCGCCAAGGGGTGCCCGTGCGACTGGCGCGCGATCTGGGAAGTAACCTGAGCGTGCCCAAGCGGGTGTTCAAGACGTTGCTCAACCATCGCCTGAACAGCCTGTCCGGAGCGACCGCCCAGAACGTATGCACCCCGGTAGACCTGCGCACCGTAGCAATGCCAATCGACGGCCTGCTGGAAATCGTCGTCCATCCGATCCATATCGGCGCCGATTTTGGCGATGCCTACCTAGACCCGGGCGAGTCGCTGAGCCTTGTGCTGGATCAGCGTCTCGGGGGTGTTCCGAGAGTGTCCTATGCCGTGGTGCCGAGGGCATCCAAAGAGGAGCCGCACTACCCGACCGAACTGCACCCGTTGAAATCCTGA
- a CDS encoding addiction module antidote protein has product MGQTLTAFDMAALLDSDEAISEYLSQVLADGDNEEFLRAIGYVVKARGMTQIAKDSGMGRESLYKAFAPGAKPRFDTVLKVIHALGIDLCAQPGHAANHSTL; this is encoded by the coding sequence ATGGGCCAGACTTTGACTGCTTTCGACATGGCGGCACTGCTCGACAGTGACGAAGCCATCAGCGAATACCTCTCTCAGGTATTGGCAGACGGCGACAACGAAGAGTTTCTTCGTGCTATCGGCTACGTGGTAAAGGCTCGCGGCATGACACAAATTGCCAAAGATTCCGGAATGGGGCGCGAAAGCCTGTACAAGGCCTTCGCACCCGGGGCGAAACCACGTTTTGATACGGTTCTAAAGGTCATTCATGCCTTGGGCATTGATCTCTGCGCGCAACCAGGGCACGCGGCAAATCACTCAACGCTCTGA
- a CDS encoding class I SAM-dependent methyltransferase → MEMPTKEKAIASNRDAWNDSAQHHKDTPEWRARLSAVSHGDFSCLDDTLTGLLQQVGVDGKDVVQLGCNNGRESLSLFALGARSVVGVDQSGAFLDQARELASRSPHQPEFIEADIHHLPTELHQRFDVALITIGVLNWMPDIGEFMRHAAQTLKPGGSLVIYETHPFLEMFDPESADPYRPDSSYFRSEPFVQDQPIVYEGKVEQQASASYWFVHTLGAIFTGAVEAGLQICHFKEYPHSNREELYDKYQQQKAQLPLCYTLVAVKRAT, encoded by the coding sequence ATGGAAATGCCGACAAAAGAAAAAGCCATCGCCAGCAATCGCGATGCATGGAATGACTCCGCCCAACACCACAAAGACACCCCCGAATGGCGGGCCCGTTTGAGTGCGGTGAGCCATGGCGATTTTTCCTGCCTGGATGACACCCTCACCGGGTTGCTCCAACAGGTCGGTGTCGACGGCAAGGATGTGGTGCAACTGGGCTGTAACAATGGCCGGGAAAGCCTTTCACTGTTTGCGCTGGGGGCCCGCAGCGTAGTGGGCGTCGACCAGTCCGGGGCCTTTCTCGATCAGGCCCGGGAGCTGGCATCCCGTTCGCCTCATCAGCCCGAATTCATCGAGGCTGATATCCATCACCTGCCGACAGAGCTGCACCAACGCTTCGACGTGGCGCTGATCACCATCGGCGTATTGAACTGGATGCCGGACATCGGCGAGTTCATGCGCCATGCCGCGCAAACCCTCAAGCCCGGCGGCAGCCTGGTGATTTACGAAACCCACCCGTTCCTGGAAATGTTCGACCCCGAGTCAGCCGATCCCTATCGCCCGGACAGCTCGTATTTCCGCAGCGAGCCTTTCGTCCAGGACCAACCGATCGTCTACGAAGGCAAAGTCGAACAGCAGGCCTCGGCGTCCTACTGGTTCGTCCACACCCTGGGCGCGATCTTCACCGGTGCCGTCGAAGCGGGGTTGCAGATATGCCATTTCAAGGAGTACCCGCATTCCAATCGCGAAGAACTCTACGACAAGTATCAGCAGCAAAAGGCGCAGTTGCCGTTGTGTTACACGTTGGTGGCGGTGAAGCGAGCGACGTAG
- a CDS encoding LysR family transcriptional regulator produces the protein MNPFEDMRIFCQVMDSGSFTAAADQLGLSKQFVSRRLMQLEERLGVRLLNRSTRRLDVTPLGQSYYESALRLLSEVEQVEQGIAGQTIEPRGTIRLSAPLSFAVAHLGCLLPVFLQRYRDVTVEVDLSDRPVDLLGEGYDLALRIGVLEDSTLIARRIAVIERVYCASPAYLAERGTPLEPEELHSHDCLPYGHGRQVQWRFEGRGKPLTVNVTGRMRVNNGELLKDAAIAGMGITYLPTFIVDSALEDGRLVPVLDDFRPEPLTLSAVYPQHRQASRPVQALIEFLRERLNQ, from the coding sequence ATGAACCCGTTCGAAGACATGCGTATTTTTTGCCAGGTCATGGACTCCGGCAGCTTCACGGCGGCGGCCGATCAGTTGGGCCTGTCCAAGCAGTTCGTCAGCCGTCGGCTGATGCAACTCGAAGAGCGCCTCGGTGTGCGCCTGCTCAATCGCTCCACCCGACGGCTGGACGTCACCCCGCTGGGGCAGAGTTATTACGAATCGGCCCTGCGCCTGCTCAGTGAAGTCGAGCAAGTGGAGCAGGGCATCGCCGGCCAGACCATCGAGCCTCGCGGGACCATTCGCCTGAGTGCACCGTTGTCGTTTGCCGTGGCGCATTTGGGCTGTTTGCTGCCAGTATTTTTGCAGCGTTATCGCGACGTCACCGTCGAGGTCGACCTGAGTGATCGGCCGGTGGACTTGCTCGGTGAGGGATACGATTTGGCCTTGCGCATCGGCGTGCTGGAAGACTCGACACTGATCGCCCGGCGCATCGCCGTCATCGAGCGGGTGTACTGCGCCAGCCCGGCGTATCTGGCCGAACGTGGCACGCCGCTTGAACCCGAGGAGTTGCACAGCCACGATTGCCTGCCGTACGGCCATGGCCGCCAGGTGCAATGGCGGTTCGAAGGGCGGGGCAAACCGCTGACCGTCAATGTCACCGGGCGGATGCGGGTCAACAACGGTGAACTGCTCAAGGACGCGGCCATCGCCGGCATGGGCATCACGTACTTGCCGACCTTCATCGTCGATTCGGCCCTGGAGGACGGCCGGCTGGTGCCAGTACTGGATGATTTCCGCCCCGAGCCGCTGACCTTATCGGCGGTCTACCCGCAGCACCGTCAGGCCTCGCGACCGGTGCAGGCGTTGATCGAGTTCTTGCGTGAGCGGTTGAACCAATAG
- a CDS encoding alpha/beta hydrolase, with amino-acid sequence MNIKKTLATSVLALSIGNAFAAGSPGVEHNTQAFLDALAAGGGKPLEQLSPKDARAVLTGAQASVKVDLSGVEVSDKAIKVNGQTINLKVVRPAKVKGELPVFMFFHGGGWVLGDFPTHQRLIRDLVVGSGAVAVYVDYTPSPEAHYPTAINQAYTATKWVAEHGKEIGVDGKRLAVAGNSVGGNMAAVVALMAKEQKTPALRFQLLMWPVTNAQFDDGSYQQFAEGHFLTKGMMQWFWDNYTTNPAERAQIHASPLNASAEQLKGLPAALVQTAEFDVLRDEGEGYARHLDAAGVPVTSVRYNGMIHDFGLLNPLNQIPEVKAAVRQAAAELKTHLN; translated from the coding sequence ATGAACATCAAGAAAACCCTCGCCACTTCCGTCCTCGCCCTGTCCATCGGCAACGCATTCGCCGCCGGCAGCCCCGGTGTCGAACACAACACCCAGGCCTTCCTCGATGCCCTCGCCGCCGGCGGTGGCAAACCGCTGGAACAACTGAGCCCGAAAGACGCCCGCGCGGTGCTGACCGGTGCCCAGGCTTCGGTGAAGGTAGATCTGTCGGGTGTTGAAGTCAGCGACAAGGCGATCAAGGTCAACGGCCAGACCATCAACCTGAAAGTGGTGCGTCCGGCCAAGGTCAAGGGCGAGTTGCCGGTGTTCATGTTCTTCCACGGTGGCGGCTGGGTATTGGGCGACTTCCCGACTCACCAACGCCTGATCCGTGACCTGGTGGTGGGCTCCGGCGCAGTCGCGGTATACGTCGACTACACGCCGTCGCCCGAAGCGCACTACCCGACCGCCATCAACCAGGCCTACACCGCGACCAAATGGGTGGCCGAGCATGGCAAAGAGATCGGTGTCGATGGCAAGCGACTGGCGGTGGCCGGCAACAGCGTCGGCGGCAACATGGCGGCGGTCGTGGCGCTGATGGCCAAGGAACAGAAAACCCCTGCCCTGCGCTTCCAGCTGTTGATGTGGCCGGTGACCAACGCGCAGTTCGACGACGGCTCGTACCAGCAATTCGCCGAGGGGCACTTCCTCACCAAAGGCATGATGCAGTGGTTCTGGGACAACTACACCACCAACCCGGCCGAGCGTGCGCAGATCCATGCCTCGCCGCTGAATGCCAGCGCCGAACAACTCAAGGGCCTGCCTGCGGCACTGGTGCAGACCGCCGAATTCGACGTGCTGCGTGACGAAGGCGAAGGTTACGCCCGCCACCTCGATGCGGCCGGTGTGCCGGTGACCTCGGTGCGCTACAACGGGATGATTCATGACTTTGGCCTGCTCAATCCGCTGAATCAGATTCCGGAAGTCAAAGCGGCGGTACGTCAGGCCGCGGCTGAGCTCAAGACGCATCTGAACTAA